A part of Deltaproteobacteria bacterium genomic DNA contains:
- a CDS encoding ATPase, T2SS/T4P/T4SS family — MIVKKKLGQMLVDENMLTEEQLNKALTDQEKAGLKLGQYLVRRGIITEQQIVDVLGRQLRLRKYHPDMFPFDVELSKAISIEVAQKHQVAPLRKRGRLLTIAMMDPLDINALDFIETLTNCEVEAVVCTERELNQLISSLYGIQSGLGSVLESMEIEAQPFKEKDEDDTADIQLASLQNMAGEAPIIRLVNSIFAQAVREGASDIHISPQKNTIQVRFRIDGKLHEVPSPPKALFLPIIARIKILSNMDITVTRMPQDGRFTLRMEKKEINVRVSSIPTIYGENVVLRLLDTSAGVYSLDRLGMVKSDSERLRSIIQKPYGMILSTGPTGSGKSTSIYAVLNELNRPDSNIMTLEDPVEYRIDNIRQIQLNRKAGMTFASGLRSILRQDPDIIMVGEIRDAETAAIAVQAAQTGHRVLSTVHTNDAVGAITRFIDMGIEPFLLASTLLACIAQRLVRTVCPYCREPYNPPEKILASWGLENWDFANFQRGRGCNQCLNTGYKGRTGLFEVLVNDEMIQDLIMKKKSAHEITRKAIDAGNLKTLKYDAGNKVLRGITTLEEAGSAVMM; from the coding sequence ATGATAGTCAAAAAGAAACTAGGTCAGATGCTTGTTGATGAGAATATGCTGACAGAAGAACAGCTTAACAAGGCTCTTACCGATCAGGAGAAGGCCGGCCTGAAACTTGGGCAGTATCTTGTTCGTCGGGGGATCATAACGGAGCAACAGATTGTCGATGTATTAGGCCGGCAGTTGAGACTCAGAAAATATCACCCGGATATGTTTCCCTTTGATGTTGAACTCTCAAAGGCAATATCTATAGAAGTTGCTCAGAAGCACCAGGTTGCACCGTTACGGAAAAGGGGCCGTCTTTTGACAATTGCAATGATGGATCCTCTGGACATCAATGCACTGGACTTCATAGAGACGCTGACGAATTGTGAGGTGGAAGCCGTAGTATGCACAGAACGTGAACTGAATCAGTTGATAAGCAGTCTCTATGGTATTCAATCGGGCCTCGGTAGTGTCCTGGAGAGTATGGAGATTGAAGCCCAGCCTTTTAAGGAAAAGGATGAGGACGATACTGCAGACATTCAGTTAGCCTCGCTTCAGAATATGGCCGGTGAGGCGCCTATTATCAGGCTCGTTAATTCTATTTTTGCTCAGGCCGTTCGCGAAGGGGCCAGTGATATCCATATCAGTCCACAGAAGAACACTATACAGGTTCGATTCCGGATAGATGGCAAGCTCCATGAGGTGCCATCCCCCCCTAAAGCCCTGTTTTTACCAATTATCGCCAGGATAAAGATACTTTCCAACATGGATATTACGGTAACAAGAATGCCGCAGGATGGAAGATTTACCCTCAGAATGGAAAAGAAAGAAATAAATGTCCGTGTATCTTCCATACCGACCATTTATGGAGAGAATGTTGTCTTGCGCCTTCTGGATACGAGCGCCGGTGTTTATTCCCTGGATCGGCTCGGAATGGTCAAGTCGGATAGTGAAAGGCTCAGATCTATCATACAAAAACCCTATGGGATGATCTTAAGTACCGGACCGACCGGATCGGGAAAAAGTACAAGCATTTATGCCGTCTTGAATGAACTTAATCGGCCGGACAGCAATATAATGACCCTTGAAGATCCTGTTGAATATCGGATCGATAATATCAGGCAGATTCAACTTAACCGGAAAGCGGGAATGACTTTTGCCAGTGGTCTCAGATCCATACTTCGTCAGGATCCCGATATTATTATGGTAGGTGAAATCCGTGATGCCGAGACAGCCGCTATTGCAGTACAGGCGGCGCAGACGGGTCATAGAGTATTGAGCACCGTACATACCAATGATGCCGTAGGTGCCATAACAAGGTTTATTGATATGGGGATTGAACCCTTTCTCTTGGCTTCGACGCTTCTGGCATGTATTGCCCAACGATTAGTCCGGACCGTATGCCCTTATTGTAGAGAACCCTATAATCCACCAGAAAAGATACTTGCCTCATGGGGCCTTGAAAATTGGGATTTTGCAAATTTTCAGCGCGGCAGAGGGTGCAATCAATGTTTGAATACCGGTTATAAGGGACGAACAGGTTTATTTGAAGTTCTTGTTAACGATGAGATGATTCAGGATTTAATCATGAAGAAAAAGTCTGCTCATGAAATCACACGTAAAGCTATTGATGCGGGTAACTTGAAAACCCTGAAATATGATGCCGGCAACAAGGTACTCAGGGGGATTACCACCCTTGAGGAAGCGGGCTCAGCAGTAATGATGTGA
- a CDS encoding AAA family ATPase yields the protein MDYFRILNLKKEPFSNSPEPEFFFQSVKHVGCLQKVELAVRLRRGLSVVVGDVGTGKTTLCRQLILKFASSEEDRNQIETHLLLDPSFTNPLEFLSTVAMTFGVSDAGANVSEWQLKENIKNYLFSKGVDEGKIVVLIIDEGQKLPDFCLEILREFLNYETNEYKLLQIVIFAQREFDQIFKRHKNFADRVNFYYLLEPLNFRETQGMVNFRIAKASDTDNAPSLFTYPGLWALYLATSGYPRKVVTLCHQIILALIIQNKSKAGWFLVRSCAHRVPAVKRGSLKWVTVTALVIFFVIAAVAGFYPELILENKSGSEPAGIMKTQEIVVPVQSVVSDPAQSAKTPVTEAAAKTPNITPQVNKTMPDLLGKMKLKKGRTVWRMLNDFYGDFDAGQLKAVALANPHIKNLNRVKAGEAIKLPAIQAKSDPFPQGKYWVKLANSPNVDEIYELYKNYESTLPSLKFLPYWNVGEGLVFAIFLKDGYDDTESALNVVKNIPQKLSSNTKVFTKLDKDTIFFTR from the coding sequence ATGGATTATTTCAGGATTTTAAATCTAAAAAAGGAGCCCTTTTCCAACTCGCCGGAGCCGGAGTTTTTTTTTCAATCTGTCAAGCATGTAGGTTGTCTGCAAAAGGTTGAACTTGCCGTTCGTCTCCGCCGGGGGTTAAGTGTAGTGGTTGGTGATGTTGGAACGGGGAAAACTACCCTCTGCCGGCAGTTAATCCTTAAATTTGCCTCGTCGGAGGAAGACAGAAACCAGATTGAAACCCACCTTCTCCTGGATCCTTCTTTTACAAATCCTCTTGAATTTTTATCAACAGTGGCAATGACTTTTGGAGTATCCGATGCCGGCGCCAATGTCAGCGAATGGCAACTAAAAGAAAATATAAAAAATTATCTCTTCAGCAAGGGTGTTGATGAGGGGAAGATAGTTGTTCTCATTATTGATGAGGGGCAAAAACTACCGGATTTCTGCCTTGAGATACTGCGTGAGTTTCTCAATTACGAAACAAACGAGTATAAATTACTCCAGATAGTTATTTTTGCCCAACGTGAATTTGATCAGATCTTTAAAAGACATAAAAATTTCGCCGACAGGGTCAACTTCTACTACCTCTTAGAGCCTCTTAATTTTCGGGAGACTCAGGGTATGGTGAACTTCCGTATAGCGAAGGCCAGCGATACGGACAATGCCCCCTCACTATTTACCTATCCCGGACTATGGGCCTTATATCTGGCGACGAGCGGTTATCCAAGAAAGGTTGTGACACTTTGTCATCAAATAATCCTGGCGTTAATCATCCAGAATAAATCGAAGGCAGGATGGTTTCTCGTTCGCTCCTGTGCACATCGGGTACCTGCTGTTAAACGGGGAAGCTTAAAATGGGTGACAGTAACGGCACTGGTAATTTTTTTTGTTATTGCGGCTGTTGCAGGATTTTACCCTGAGCTGATACTGGAAAACAAATCCGGGAGTGAGCCGGCGGGCATTATGAAAACTCAGGAAATTGTTGTACCGGTGCAAAGTGTTGTGAGTGACCCAGCTCAAAGTGCGAAAACACCCGTAACGGAAGCAGCAGCAAAAACCCCAAATATTACGCCGCAGGTGAATAAAACAATGCCCGACCTTCTGGGAAAGATGAAGTTAAAAAAAGGGAGAACCGTGTGGCGGATGCTTAATGACTTTTATGGAGATTTCGACGCAGGGCAGCTTAAAGCGGTTGCCCTTGCCAATCCGCATATTAAAAACCTCAATCGCGTGAAGGCTGGTGAGGCAATCAAACTCCCGGCTATTCAAGCTAAGTCAGATCCCTTTCCCCAGGGGAAATATTGGGTAAAGCTAGCAAATAGCCCTAATGTTGACGAGATATATGAATTATACAAAAATTATGAATCCACATTACCCTCCCTAAAATTCCTTCCATACTGGAATGTCGGTGAGGGGCTGGTATTTGCAATATTTTTGAAGGATGGCTATGATGATACGGAATCAGCCCTAAATGTGGTAAAAAATATACCGCAGAAACTTTCGTCAAATACGAAAGTTTTCACAAAATTGGATAAAGATACGATATTTTTTACAAGATAG